A single window of Archangium gephyra DNA harbors:
- a CDS encoding WG repeat-containing protein yields MSATRYGFINPKGEWVIPSPHGTPFSFNEGLARMPAGKGWAFIDVKGQLKLQVKHAFTGFNDGLALTSEGFIDGQGKLVLPVAFKANFTKYIVAGTAYENVGRFGSGLAPVMRAGAKATDAYINRKGEVVLDGFAGGLARPFAGGKAHVVLKEGPKGERSRLIDPKGRCLASFDFKVMGHFSDGLALVVKSRKFGFVDETGAWVLEPTFSPWGDTYLSECAFREGLAPVKVKGRYGFIDRTGALVIEPRFQAVTGTFSEGLAAVKQDGLYGYVRPDGSWAVPPRFASAQPFSHGLAVVLNA; encoded by the coding sequence ATGTCCGCTACCCGCTATGGCTTCATCAATCCGAAAGGGGAGTGGGTCATCCCGAGCCCCCATGGCACACCCTTCAGTTTCAACGAGGGCCTGGCCCGCATGCCCGCCGGGAAGGGCTGGGCCTTCATCGACGTGAAGGGCCAGCTCAAGCTTCAGGTGAAGCATGCCTTCACCGGCTTCAACGATGGCCTGGCCTTGACGAGCGAGGGCTTCATCGATGGGCAGGGCAAGCTCGTGTTGCCGGTGGCTTTCAAGGCGAACTTCACGAAGTACATCGTGGCCGGGACGGCGTATGAGAATGTGGGGCGCTTCGGCTCGGGGCTCGCGCCAGTGATGCGAGCGGGGGCGAAGGCCACCGACGCGTACATCAACCGGAAGGGCGAGGTGGTGCTGGACGGGTTCGCCGGCGGGCTTGCCAGGCCCTTCGCCGGTGGCAAGGCGCACGTCGTCTTGAAGGAGGGGCCCAAGGGGGAGCGGAGCCGGCTCATCGACCCCAAGGGCCGGTGTCTCGCCAGCTTCGATTTCAAGGTGATGGGCCACTTCTCGGACGGGCTGGCGCTGGTCGTGAAGAGCAGGAAGTTCGGCTTCGTGGACGAGACCGGCGCCTGGGTGCTGGAGCCCACGTTCTCGCCCTGGGGGGACACGTACCTGTCGGAGTGCGCGTTTCGCGAGGGACTTGCTCCCGTGAAGGTGAAGGGCCGCTACGGCTTCATCGACCGGACGGGGGCCCTGGTCATCGAGCCCCGCTTCCAGGCGGTCACAGGTACGTTCTCGGAAGGGCTGGCGGCCGTGAAGCAGGACGGCCTGTACGGCTACGTGCGCCCGGACGGAAGCTGGGCGGTGCCACCTCGCTTCGCCTCCGCCCAGCCCTTCTCTCACGGGCTGGCCGTGGTGCTGAACGCCTGA